TCATGCCCCAGGTCGAGGGGGTTCCCTGGACCCTTGAGGCCGTGCGCGACCAGGATGAAATCGCACGGGTCACCGAAGGTTTCTGCGACATCCTGCCGTTGGACGGTGGGTGATTGAGGGGCTTACAGCATCAACATCGACAACTTTTTGTCGATAACGCACTCATTGAAAACGCCGTACTGGTCAAATTGCCCCGCTGGGGCTTCATCTTCCGAGCGCAGTCTCGGAACGATGCATAGTACCTTTCGAGTCAGATTCTTGCCCAGTGTGCAAGAAAATTATCCGCGAACCCAACAAAGATGTACCGCAGCAATGTCCCGAGCTTGTCGAGGGGCACTATCCTGCCCACTCCGCCCACCTCGTGCATTCGTGACCCCATTCGTGGACAGCCCAGAACACCGCCGTCCCCACATTGCCAGGCTCTCATCTCTCGGTGGCCTTACCTAGCTAGCTCACGCACCGTCTGCTGACGTCTCGCACCGCTTGCTGCCTCCCGGCACGCCTGCTGGCGTAGCTCACGCCACATCGGCAGACGATGCCTGCTGGCGGCGTCTCCGCGTCCCCCATTCCCCGCGTCTCCGCGTCGCCCCATCCCCGCGTCCCTACCTAGCTAGCTCACGCACCGTCTGCTGACGTCTCGCACCGCTTGCTAGCGTCACGGTACGCCTGCTGGCGGCGTCGCCCCATTCCCCACGCGTCTCCGCCCTCCTGAAACCTATCTCCGTTCAAGCACACGCGTATCAAAGATCTTGTCGTGCCACGCCTCGCCGTCGTGATCGAAGGCTGCCCAGATATAGCCGAGACCAAAGATCAACCCGCTGATCCAGTAACCGACGGTACCTCGCAATCCCGCCCGCAAAAAAGACAGCGGTTCCTCATTCCGACGCACAACCTGAATGCCGAGGGCCTTCATCCCGAGCGATTGGCCATCTTTGCTCCAGAAATACCCGAAGTAAAGGAACTGTACCAGCCACAGAACAGCCGCCATAAGCAACGCCAGACCGCCGACCAGCAGGGCCAATAGATCGCTATCCGTGCCGGAGTATAAGCCGGTAACCAGTCCCAGCAGGCCTGCCAGAACGCCAGCAGCAAGTCCGACCCCTATCCAATCGATGAACCATGCCGAAAACCTCGATCCAAATCTTGCTGTTTCCATGATACTATCCTCCTGCATAAAGATATTTTCCGCTTTCACCCTTCGACACGCCCTTACCCCTCCACTTGCACAACCCACGTGTCAAAGATCTTATCGTGCCAGGCTTCCCTGTTGCCATCGAAGGCTGCCCAGATATAGCCGAGACCAAAAACCAGGCCACTGATCCAATAGCCCACGCTGCCGCGCAAACCTGCACGCACGAAGCTCAGTGGTTCACCGTCGCGGCGTACCACCCGCATATCGAATAGCTTCATGCCAATCGATCTTCCGCTCTTGCTCCAGAAAAAGCCAAAATAGAGGAACTGAAGCAGCACCAGCAGAAGCCCGGTCAACAGCGCCCCGGACCCGGTCAGGAACTCCAGCAGTCCACTCTGAGTGTTGTTGGCCACAGCCATAAGTGCCCAGAAGAGGAATCCGAGCGATATCGACACGATACTCATGGCGATGGAATCGAACAGCCAGGCGAAAAACCGGGGAACAAATTCTGCTTTGCTCACAAACACTTCTCCGTTCATTATGATTCGTAACTGTACAGGCCTAGCAGAAATATCTCGCACCCGTCATTGCGAACCCTGATTGACTGACAAAAGTCCATGAGGCACATCTTTCCAACAAAGGCAAGATAGCCAATACTCTACCTCATCACTACGCCATGAGAAGGAGAGTAACGATGGAAGACACGCCTCGCCTGTATGATACCTCGTTTCAAGTATTGCGGCAACATGGAAAATGGTCGGATGTGCGTCATGCCAAGGTCCTGGGCCTGGATGATTGCGGGATTGGTCCAGGCTGGAACAGCGAGTTTGACGGCTTGGATACCCTTCGCGCCTTCGTGGTCCAAACCCTCCCCGCGCCTTCGTGGTCCAAACCCTCCCTTCGTTCCCCTCGCTCTTCGCGTCCTTCGTTCCCTTCGCGCTTCGCGTCCTTCGCGACCCTTCGCGCCTTCGTGGTCCAAACCCTCCCTTCGTTCCCCTCGCTCTTCGCGTCCT
This DNA window, taken from Chloroflexota bacterium, encodes the following:
- a CDS encoding RDD family protein; amino-acid sequence: MSKAEFVPRFFAWLFDSIAMSIVSISLGFLFWALMAVANNTQSGLLEFLTGSGALLTGLLLVLLQFLYFGFFWSKSGRSIGMKLFDMRVVRRDGEPLSFVRAGLRGSVGYWISGLVFGLGYIWAAFDGNREAWHDKIFDTWVVQVEG
- a CDS encoding RDD family protein, with protein sequence METARFGSRFSAWFIDWIGVGLAAGVLAGLLGLVTGLYSGTDSDLLALLVGGLALLMAAVLWLVQFLYFGYFWSKDGQSLGMKALGIQVVRRNEEPLSFLRAGLRGTVGYWISGLIFGLGYIWAAFDHDGEAWHDKIFDTRVLERR